From the Flavobacterium gyeonganense genome, the window CATTTTTTAAAATGATATCATACTGACTTCCATTAGTCAGTTGAAATGCTTTTACAGCCATACCAACAAAAAACGGATTGGCTAATTTATTTGCTTTTACCTTTAAAAAAGTTGGGTCTTCAGGAATACCGCTAGAACCAGTAGTTACAACGCTAATGACATTCGAATAATCTGAAATTTGTGTTTCATTTTTGGCTCTTACACGGTAATAATATTGTGTTCCTCCAGTTAAACCTGACACAACGTCGTTCAAATCTGTAACTTCTTTTGAATTGTAATTTGGCAGAAAAGAGGCGAAATTTTCGCTGGTTGAAACATCTAAAAGATAGCTTTTTGAGTGGGAAACGTAATACCATTTTGCTTTAAAACCATTGTCGTTTACATCTTTTGGTGCAATAGCAATTGGTGTTTCTAAAACATCAGGGCTCTCACTGTCGTCTTTGGAGCATGCATTTAAAAAAAGACGACGCTGATCAGCATTAATAAAAATTTACTTTTCATACTGTTTTTTATTATGAAGCATTCTTTTAGAGAGAATGTCCTTATTTATAGTTATTTATTCGGTTTGATAAAAAAGGCTGTTTTGACCACAGCCTCTTTTAATTTAAGAGTTATTATTGGTAACGAATTTTAATATTATCAAATTTAATGGCACTTGGATTAGGTGAATCTCCCTGGGCTACTCCAACTTTAATCTCATTAATTTTAGAAGGGTTTAAAGTTGCGGCTGTATTAGAACCAAATCCGTAATTATCTTTAAAATCAATAATTGAAATGGTTTTTGTAGTCCAGTTTACATCGGTGATTTTAAAATTGTACCCATAATTCACCCCGTCGATAGTATTTAACTGAATGGCAAAATTAGCCCCAACAACATTTGCACTTACATCAATATCGATAAAAGCTTTTGTTGCATCTGTATTGGAAGTGCTTAAGAAACTGGCTCCGCCGCCGCCACTGCTTCCGTTGTAACCATTTACATTTGAACCGCCCCAGACTAATGTTGTGTAATTTCCTGTTGGACCACCAGCAGTACTGGTGTTGAAGCTTTCTATATCGCCGTAAGAAGTCCACTCAGTTCTGGCTCCATTTCCGTCAAAATCAGATACCAAAACGATCGTAGCAAAGTCTATTGTTTTCTTTGCTGCACCGCCAGGGGTAGTAATGGCAAGTTCTGATCCAGAAATGGCATTTGCAGGTAAAGCAATAATAATTGATGAAGATGATTTTGCCGTATAACTAACCGCTTTTCCTCCTACGGTTACTGATGAAATATTATAAAACCAAGTTCCTTCAATTTCCAATGGAAATCCTGGAGTTGCAACAGCCGGAGTTGTTTTTGTAATGGTTGGAACAGGTTGTAAAATCTCAATATTTTTGGTAACGGAACCATTTGCAGTAATAAATGTAATAGGCTGTATTCCAAATCTGCTTCCTAGTTTTTCATCAAAGGGAATAGTAAAAATAAACGCTTTATCTGAATTGTAATTAGGATTAAAACTGATATTAATTTTATCATCCAGGGTAATTTTTTTTAGTCCCATTAAACCTTCGCCTTCAACTCTGACTTTATTTGTTGGAAAGGCCTGATTTAGTAAATCTCCCGGTTCAGCAACCATTGCATCTATATTTGCTTTAGCAGCGTCATCGTTTTGACAGGCTGTAAAAGAAGCCAGCGCCAAAAGAATCAGAATTCTATATTTTATTTTATTGATCATAGTATAGTTAGTTAAAGTTAAAAGGAACGGGAGCTTCTAATAATGATGGATTAGTATCAATAGCAGACTGCGGTAATGGCAGTTCAAAATAATTGCTTGTCGGAGTTATTTTTCTGGAAATCAATTCTGTTCTGGCATCATCAGAATAAAAACCAACTTCCTGCTGTGAAATAATGGCTGTTGCTTCTGCCAATCCGCGGCGCTTTAGATCAAAGAAATATTGTCCTTCCAATGCAAATTCAACTCTTCTTTCGTTAAACAATTCATCTCTTGTCAATACTGTTTTAGCTGGCAGTCCTGCTCTTGTTCTTACTTCATTAAAAGAACTTAAGGCAGATGCTGAAGTTGTAGAACCGGCTCCGGCTAAAATCGCTTCAGAATTCATTAATAAAATATCAGAATATCTTAAAATGATTGTGTTTTGAGAAGTTCTCATAAAGAATACATCGTTTCTTTCTGCAGCAGAACCTACAATGTATTTTCTGAAATTAGCCGCTGTAGAAGAGTATATTTTTTTATAAGTAAATCCGCCTTGGTTTTTTAATAATTCAGGGTAGAAGTCACCATCTGTCATAATGGTACTTTTCTTTCTGGTGTCTTTTGGTTCAAATCCATTTTGAAGTGAAATAGAAGGAAGGTAAACTCCCCAACCGTCACCACCGCCTGTAATTCCTGTACCTCCCGGAACGATATAAGCCTGATTTGTATTTTGTGTTCCCCATTCTGTAGCAATAGCTTTCCATTGCAGGGCAAACATACTTTCTGCACTGTTATTGTTCTCCGGACTGCTAAACAAGTTGCTGTATTCCTGAATTAAAGTATACTGGTTACCGATAATTTTTTGGGTTAAAGCAGCACATTCAGCATATTCATTCAAAGTCAGATGTACTTTTGCCAATATACCCATAGCGGCATATTTGGTAACATAACCTTTTTTGGCTCCTCTTTCAGGTAAATTTTCGACAGCATATTCTAAATCCATTTTTATGAATTTATACACATCCGAAACAATATTTCTTTTTGGCTGTGGAGCAGACCCTGCTTTACTGATAATAGGTACAGCCCCAAAAGCTCTTACCAGATAGAAGTAAGCATTTGCTCTCATGAATCTTGATATTGCAATAGCATTTTTATAAGATGCTTCCGGCAGTTCACTTTTTCTTTCTTCGACAAGACTCATTAAATTATTAGACTGATCAACTACCGAAAATAGAGAAACATATCCCTCAGTTAAAATCGGATTTTGTGAGGTTACCTGAGCATCTTTAAATTGCGCATATGCACCATCGAATGTAAAAGCATTGCCGGCATACATATCGCCAACAGCAATCAGAAATTTATCATTAAAAGTAAACCACGGCTTAAAGTACAAACTCTCAGCAATTCCGTCAAATGCTGTAACACCTTCAGGTAAGTCGGCAGGCGTTAGCTGATTTTCAGATGGTGCATCCAAAAATTCATCTGAACAGGAGAATAAAGACAGCAATGGTATCAGCATTCCCATCATAAAAAGTTTAAAAAGTTTTTTCATAACTATTTTTTTTGTTTTAACTATTGTATATCATTAAGTTAAATATTTGTTTTTATAAGTTCTAGAATTCAATGTTCACTCCTGCAGATGTAACTCTTGGTACAGGGTAGCGGCCTAAATCAATACCACTTAGTGTTATATTTTGGTCTAA encodes:
- a CDS encoding IPT/TIG domain-containing protein, with protein sequence MINKIKYRILILLALASFTACQNDDAAKANIDAMVAEPGDLLNQAFPTNKVRVEGEGLMGLKKITLDDKINISFNPNYNSDKAFIFTIPFDEKLGSRFGIQPITFITANGSVTKNIEILQPVPTITKTTPAVATPGFPLEIEGTWFYNISSVTVGGKAVSYTAKSSSSIIIALPANAISGSELAITTPGGAAKKTIDFATIVLVSDFDGNGARTEWTSYGDIESFNTSTAGGPTGNYTTLVWGGSNVNGYNGSSGGGGASFLSTSNTDATKAFIDIDVSANVVGANFAIQLNTIDGVNYGYNFKITDVNWTTKTISIIDFKDNYGFGSNTAATLNPSKINEIKVGVAQGDSPNPSAIKFDNIKIRYQ
- a CDS encoding RagB/SusD family nutrient uptake outer membrane protein, with amino-acid sequence MKKLFKLFMMGMLIPLLSLFSCSDEFLDAPSENQLTPADLPEGVTAFDGIAESLYFKPWFTFNDKFLIAVGDMYAGNAFTFDGAYAQFKDAQVTSQNPILTEGYVSLFSVVDQSNNLMSLVEERKSELPEASYKNAIAISRFMRANAYFYLVRAFGAVPIISKAGSAPQPKRNIVSDVYKFIKMDLEYAVENLPERGAKKGYVTKYAAMGILAKVHLTLNEYAECAALTQKIIGNQYTLIQEYSNLFSSPENNNSAESMFALQWKAIATEWGTQNTNQAYIVPGGTGITGGGDGWGVYLPSISLQNGFEPKDTRKKSTIMTDGDFYPELLKNQGGFTYKKIYSSTAANFRKYIVGSAAERNDVFFMRTSQNTIILRYSDILLMNSEAILAGAGSTTSASALSSFNEVRTRAGLPAKTVLTRDELFNERRVEFALEGQYFFDLKRRGLAEATAIISQQEVGFYSDDARTELISRKITPTSNYFELPLPQSAIDTNPSLLEAPVPFNFN